The Natrinema salaciae genome contains a region encoding:
- a CDS encoding helix-turn-helix domain-containing protein: protein MNQPATTDLDVSIPTDLDSARAKLVYLYLAASNGATADDLRDDLAVTKGTVLSITGTLRDRGYLERRDGRYELV, encoded by the coding sequence ATGAACCAACCGGCGACGACGGATCTCGACGTGTCGATCCCGACCGATCTCGATTCCGCTCGAGCGAAACTCGTGTACCTGTATCTGGCGGCCAGTAACGGCGCGACCGCCGACGACCTCCGTGACGATCTGGCGGTCACGAAGGGGACCGTGCTCTCGATTACCGGCACGCTTCGGGACCGCGGCTATCTCGAGCGGCGCGACGGACGGTACGAACTCGTCTGA
- a CDS encoding FIST N-terminal domain-containing protein, with protein MDDGRRADGPNYALRFGAVLFGAAVVLTAADYVAGIPGLLVGVGVVSGTGAVLGSRVDRAFEQTVSNIESTIGASELTVADGEIRGLDAALEDQVEENRRLRERVDDLEAELAETEQRNERIETQTEQFREAMQLCAGGQLAHRIEIDDETPLDVGDDFNDMMDELEGTVRHLKDFIALVVSSSDEVLSGTEEVSEASDQISDAIQEIAEGATVQSERLQSVTHEMETLSSSIEEIAALSNDVTTLSERTADAGREGQEAAKTAIDGLNEMEDGSAEAVDAIESLRTEMEAIDELVEFISEVARKTNMLALNANIEASRNTSGSRSEDGFAAVAKEVKELAAETKEAADDIEKRIEDIHAQTEVATETVRETEERVAVHTDSIENALDALAEIAEYAEETNRGVQEIHTAANQQAESAQQVVALVDETASISEQTSDLAEEVTASAEEQTAALTDVSSSAKRLSENANWLHDTLDMYKARHDPPDTDRLSSAERTDAAAEADAGSMPTWTTGEPSSWPELSSSSSSASDSERERSSADRTADTGAATGTRSASAIEPAERSSGTTDDAAALPTQFQTGLATGEDSFLVGHRAATRAFTAMDTDRVDFCQVFCSPAYDYEDVLRGIRDVIGDEAKLIGATSAGEFTERTVSDGSVAVSLVASDTIEFFTGLGTAVSEGAADAVNEAVAELPSSVEGYPHLAAINLHDGLAGISDQIALVTQRDLGHDVSFVGGSASDDLTMNATHVFHDETVTTDSVVIALVASKEPVTITVGHGHSPISEPMTVTKSEGGRVIELDGKPAFEAWREAVESHLDGTDRTIDVDAIEGDSEELLELLTEFEFGIEEGHGAISGGYKIRWPGLTRSKAGPLEFPVGVPEGTVLRVMHSPPDEQIVSARETAEAAARNASGEVAGGFVYDCACRSIILGDEFDDAVDAMSEVLDVPFSGFETYGELCMERGQMSGYHNTSSVIMLLPT; from the coding sequence ATGGATGACGGACGACGGGCAGACGGGCCGAACTACGCGCTACGGTTCGGCGCTGTCCTCTTCGGAGCGGCAGTTGTACTGACCGCCGCCGACTACGTAGCCGGTATTCCGGGACTACTCGTCGGCGTGGGGGTCGTCAGCGGAACGGGTGCGGTTCTCGGGTCCCGAGTCGATCGGGCGTTCGAGCAAACCGTTTCGAATATCGAATCGACGATCGGTGCGTCCGAGTTGACGGTGGCCGACGGTGAGATTCGGGGATTGGACGCCGCGCTCGAGGACCAGGTCGAGGAGAACCGGCGGCTGCGCGAACGGGTCGACGACCTGGAGGCGGAACTGGCGGAGACGGAGCAGCGAAACGAACGCATCGAGACCCAGACCGAACAGTTTCGGGAGGCGATGCAGTTGTGTGCCGGCGGGCAGCTCGCACATCGGATCGAGATCGATGACGAGACGCCGCTGGACGTTGGGGACGACTTCAACGATATGATGGACGAACTCGAGGGGACCGTGCGTCACCTCAAGGATTTCATCGCGCTGGTCGTCTCCTCGAGCGACGAAGTGCTGTCGGGGACCGAAGAAGTCAGCGAAGCGAGTGACCAGATCAGCGATGCGATTCAGGAGATCGCCGAGGGCGCGACCGTCCAGTCGGAGCGGCTGCAATCGGTCACGCACGAAATGGAGACGCTCTCCTCGAGTATCGAAGAGATCGCCGCGCTCTCCAACGACGTGACGACGCTCTCCGAGCGGACCGCGGACGCCGGTCGAGAGGGGCAGGAGGCCGCGAAAACGGCGATCGACGGACTGAACGAAATGGAGGACGGGTCGGCGGAAGCGGTCGACGCGATCGAGTCACTCCGGACGGAGATGGAAGCGATCGACGAGCTGGTCGAGTTCATCAGCGAGGTCGCTCGCAAGACGAACATGCTGGCGTTGAACGCCAATATCGAGGCCAGTCGCAACACCAGTGGCTCCCGAAGCGAAGACGGATTCGCGGCAGTCGCGAAGGAAGTCAAGGAACTCGCGGCGGAGACCAAAGAGGCGGCCGACGACATCGAGAAGCGTATCGAGGACATCCACGCACAGACCGAGGTCGCGACGGAGACCGTTCGAGAGACCGAAGAACGGGTCGCAGTGCATACCGACTCGATCGAAAACGCGCTGGACGCGCTGGCCGAGATCGCGGAGTACGCCGAGGAGACCAATCGCGGCGTTCAGGAGATCCACACGGCCGCGAATCAACAGGCCGAGTCGGCACAGCAGGTTGTCGCGCTCGTCGACGAAACGGCGTCGATCAGCGAGCAGACGTCCGACCTGGCCGAGGAAGTCACCGCCTCGGCGGAAGAGCAGACGGCCGCGCTCACCGACGTTTCCAGCAGCGCCAAGCGGCTCTCCGAGAACGCCAACTGGCTGCACGACACGCTCGATATGTACAAAGCGCGCCACGACCCGCCGGACACGGATCGACTGTCGTCGGCCGAGCGTACCGATGCGGCCGCGGAAGCCGACGCCGGTTCGATGCCGACGTGGACGACCGGGGAGCCGTCGAGTTGGCCCGAGCTATCGTCATCGTCCTCCTCGGCGAGCGACTCCGAGCGCGAGCGCTCGTCTGCGGATCGGACGGCGGATACCGGAGCCGCGACCGGCACACGATCGGCATCGGCGATCGAACCGGCGGAGCGCTCGTCCGGGACCACGGACGATGCAGCGGCGCTTCCAACGCAGTTCCAGACCGGACTGGCGACGGGTGAGGACAGTTTCCTCGTCGGACACCGAGCCGCGACGAGGGCGTTCACCGCGATGGACACCGATCGTGTCGACTTCTGTCAGGTCTTCTGCTCGCCGGCGTACGACTACGAGGACGTGCTCCGCGGAATCCGCGACGTTATCGGCGACGAGGCGAAACTGATCGGCGCTACGTCCGCCGGTGAGTTCACCGAACGGACGGTGTCGGACGGCAGCGTCGCGGTGTCGCTGGTCGCCAGCGACACGATCGAATTCTTCACGGGACTCGGAACGGCGGTCTCCGAAGGTGCCGCGGACGCGGTAAACGAAGCGGTAGCGGAGCTGCCGTCGTCGGTCGAGGGATATCCCCACCTCGCTGCGATAAACCTCCACGACGGACTGGCCGGGATCAGCGACCAGATCGCGCTCGTCACGCAGCGAGACCTCGGTCACGACGTCAGTTTCGTCGGCGGCTCCGCGAGCGACGATTTGACGATGAACGCGACGCACGTCTTCCACGACGAGACGGTCACGACCGATTCGGTGGTCATCGCGCTCGTGGCCTCGAAAGAGCCCGTAACGATCACCGTCGGTCACGGACACTCGCCGATCTCGGAGCCCATGACGGTGACGAAATCCGAGGGCGGGCGAGTCATCGAGCTCGACGGGAAACCTGCGTTCGAGGCCTGGCGCGAGGCTGTCGAATCCCATCTCGACGGAACCGACCGGACGATCGACGTCGATGCCATCGAGGGGGACAGCGAGGAACTGCTCGAGCTCCTGACCGAGTTCGAGTTCGGCATCGAGGAGGGACACGGAGCGATCAGCGGCGGATACAAGATCCGCTGGCCCGGACTGACGCGGTCGAAAGCGGGGCCGCTCGAGTTTCCCGTTGGCGTCCCCGAGGGAACGGTGTTGCGCGTGATGCACAGCCCGCCGGACGAGCAGATCGTGTCCGCCCGCGAGACGGCCGAGGCCGCGGCCCGGAACGCGTCCGGGGAGGTTGCCGGCGGATTCGTCTACGATTGCGCGTGCCGATCGATCATCCTGGGGGACGAGTTCGACGATGCGGTCGACGCGATGAGCGAGGTGCTGGACGTCCCGTTCAGCGGCTTCGAGACGTACGGGGAGCTCTGTATGGAGCGAGGCCAGATGAGCGGCTACCACAACACCTCCTCGGTCATCATGTTACTGCCGACGTAG
- a CDS encoding HD domain-containing protein, with protein sequence MSDSAADEYSPRVYSPDDDHNFPDEKLNTVLDFIKADEEITTYLEAQNVNAVDRMQYNDHGTKHIEIVRNRALRLYNLLKAGDVDFNGARQQGLVEEDESVIIALAATLHDVGHVVHRDSHAYYSIPLAADILDRVLPEFYDVAETVRMKGEVLHAILCHHTAETPLTTEAGVIRVADALDMESGRSRIPYEYGGRGINTLSSQAIKSVSLQSGDTTPVMVEIAMTNAAGVYQVDNLLKAKLEDSGLEEEIRIVALNTNENHEQLVERIEL encoded by the coding sequence ATGAGCGATTCAGCCGCCGACGAGTACTCGCCCCGCGTCTACTCTCCCGACGACGACCACAACTTTCCCGACGAGAAGCTGAATACCGTTCTCGACTTCATCAAAGCCGACGAGGAGATCACGACCTACCTCGAGGCGCAGAACGTCAACGCTGTCGACCGGATGCAGTACAACGACCACGGAACGAAACACATCGAAATCGTTCGCAACCGGGCGCTGCGTCTCTACAACCTGCTCAAGGCCGGTGACGTCGACTTCAACGGCGCTCGCCAGCAGGGGTTGGTCGAGGAGGACGAGTCCGTCATCATCGCCCTCGCGGCGACGCTGCACGACGTGGGCCACGTCGTCCACCGCGATAGCCACGCCTACTACTCGATCCCGCTCGCCGCCGACATCCTCGACCGGGTTCTCCCGGAGTTCTACGACGTCGCCGAGACCGTCCGAATGAAAGGCGAGGTCCTCCACGCGATCCTCTGCCACCACACTGCCGAGACGCCGCTGACCACCGAAGCCGGCGTCATTCGCGTCGCCGACGCCCTCGACATGGAGAGCGGCCGTTCCCGCATCCCCTACGAGTACGGCGGCCGCGGTATCAACACCCTCTCGAGTCAGGCGATCAAGAGCGTCTCGCTCCAGTCCGGCGACACCACCCCCGTCATGGTCGAGATCGCGATGACCAACGCCGCCGGCGTCTACCAGGTCGACAACCTCCTCAAGGCAAAACTCGAGGACTCCGGGCTCGAGGAGGAGATCCGGATCGTCGCGCTCAACACGAACGAGAACCACGAGCAGTTGGTCGAGCGGATCGAACTGTAA
- a CDS encoding redoxin domain-containing protein codes for MVTTGDAAPDFTAPLANGDIEAFTLSDRLDDEAPVVLAFFPGAFTSVCTSEMCAFQDRLAAFNDLDATVYGVSRDSPFTLNEFREQNDLEFGLLSDYNKEVTDDYGIAMDFADLGVHGVSKRSVFVVDGDGRIAYSWVSDDPGVEPDYDEIEAAVEDLS; via the coding sequence ATGGTCACAACCGGAGACGCCGCACCCGACTTCACCGCACCGCTCGCAAACGGCGACATCGAGGCGTTCACGCTCTCCGACCGCCTCGATGACGAGGCACCGGTCGTCCTCGCGTTCTTCCCCGGCGCGTTCACCAGCGTCTGTACGTCCGAGATGTGTGCGTTCCAGGACCGCCTGGCCGCTTTCAACGACCTCGACGCCACCGTCTACGGCGTGAGCCGGGACTCGCCGTTCACGCTCAACGAGTTCCGCGAGCAGAACGATCTCGAGTTCGGCCTCCTCAGCGACTACAACAAGGAGGTCACCGACGACTACGGCATCGCGATGGACTTCGCCGATCTGGGCGTCCACGGTGTCTCGAAGCGATCCGTGTTCGTCGTCGACGGCGACGGTCGGATCGCCTACTCGTGGGTCAGCGACGACCCCGGCGTCGAACCCGACTACGACGAGATCGAGGCCGCGGTCGAGGACCTGTCGTAG
- the tatA gene encoding twin-arginine translocase TatA/TatE family subunit: protein MVAEIAPLFIPGGMGPPELAIILIIAILLFGANKIPKLARSTGEAMGEFQKGREKVETELEEMRETGDYDGDASEANRNEDEEFVDTEPVTTDEETSTETN, encoded by the coding sequence ATGGTAGCCGAAATTGCACCGCTGTTCATCCCCGGCGGCATGGGGCCTCCGGAACTCGCCATCATTCTCATCATCGCGATCCTGCTCTTCGGAGCCAACAAGATTCCGAAGCTGGCACGGTCGACCGGTGAGGCCATGGGTGAGTTCCAGAAGGGGCGCGAGAAGGTCGAAACGGAACTCGAAGAAATGCGCGAAACCGGTGACTACGATGGCGACGCCAGCGAGGCAAACCGCAACGAAGACGAGGAGTTCGTCGACACGGAGCCAGTCACCACCGACGAGGAGACGAGCACCGAAACCAACTGA
- a CDS encoding acyl-CoA dehydrogenase family protein, which produces MRYDDSDRAREVAERANALMEEVVLPIERERAGGMAVSSGTVAELREAAREYDVYAPQIPEEYGGMGLSFRDSLPTFEEAGRSLLGQVAMRVDAPDEGNMHLLELAGDDLQKETYLEPLVAGDLKSGFSMTEPMQGAGSDPKMIRTRAERDGDEWIIDGHKWWTTQGVEADLLIVLARTDPDAHPYEGCSLFLVPADADGVEVVRDVPHMGGGSHGASHAEIRYENVRVPEEHLLGELNEGFTHAQERLGPARLTHCMRYSGMAQRSLDIAKAYTSEREGFDSTLSDKQSLRHRIAQAETELHVARTAIRDAADRIAAGDEARVPVSMCKVYTANVTQDAIDLAVQCCGANGIGKDLPLSDFYESVRQFRIVDGADEVHRRVIARAAFEDVPEEELEPLTRFGDPNRERSTDR; this is translated from the coding sequence ATGCGATACGATGACAGTGACCGGGCACGCGAGGTCGCCGAGCGTGCCAACGCCCTGATGGAGGAGGTCGTCCTGCCGATCGAACGCGAACGCGCCGGTGGCATGGCCGTCTCGAGCGGCACCGTCGCGGAGCTCCGCGAAGCCGCCCGCGAGTACGACGTCTACGCCCCGCAGATCCCCGAGGAGTACGGCGGGATGGGACTGAGCTTCCGCGATTCGCTACCGACCTTCGAGGAAGCCGGCCGCAGCCTCCTCGGCCAGGTCGCGATGCGCGTCGACGCCCCCGACGAGGGGAACATGCACCTCCTCGAACTGGCCGGCGACGACCTGCAGAAGGAGACCTACCTCGAGCCGCTGGTCGCCGGGGACCTCAAGTCGGGCTTCTCGATGACCGAGCCGATGCAGGGTGCCGGATCGGACCCGAAGATGATCCGGACTCGAGCGGAGCGGGACGGGGACGAGTGGATCATCGACGGCCACAAGTGGTGGACGACCCAGGGCGTCGAGGCCGACCTCCTGATCGTGCTCGCTCGAACCGACCCGGACGCCCATCCCTACGAGGGCTGTTCGCTCTTTCTCGTTCCCGCCGACGCCGACGGCGTCGAGGTCGTCCGCGACGTGCCGCACATGGGTGGGGGGAGCCACGGTGCCTCCCACGCCGAAATTCGCTACGAGAACGTCCGCGTCCCCGAGGAGCACCTGCTCGGCGAACTGAACGAGGGCTTTACCCACGCCCAGGAGCGGCTCGGGCCCGCCCGACTGACCCACTGTATGCGCTACTCCGGGATGGCCCAGCGCTCGCTCGACATCGCGAAGGCCTACACGAGCGAGCGCGAGGGGTTCGACTCGACGCTCTCGGACAAGCAGTCGCTCCGTCACCGGATCGCGCAGGCGGAGACGGAACTCCACGTCGCCCGGACCGCAATCCGGGACGCCGCCGACCGAATCGCCGCCGGCGACGAGGCCCGCGTCCCCGTCTCGATGTGCAAAGTGTACACCGCGAACGTCACACAGGACGCGATCGACCTGGCCGTCCAGTGTTGCGGTGCGAACGGCATCGGAAAGGACCTCCCGCTCTCGGACTTCTACGAGTCCGTCCGGCAGTTCCGCATCGTCGACGGCGCGGACGAGGTCCACCGCCGAGTCATCGCTCGCGCGGCCTTCGAAGACGTCCCCGAGGAGGAACTCGAGCCGCTAACCCGCTTTGGCGACCCTAACCGGGAGCGAAGTACGGACCGCTGA
- a CDS encoding SDR family NAD(P)-dependent oxidoreductase yields the protein MNELFDMDGQVALVTGGGRGIGRAIAVGLADAGAAVVPTARSTAEIEAVAAAIEDAGGDAIAVSADVTDADAVDDVIDRAADEFGGVDVVVNNAGYNPDDALGQPEDVATESLDRVLDVNLNGAYEVTRAAADHLQESDGGSVINVASVGGLVGLPRQHPYVASKHGLVGLTKSMSLDWAPSVRVNAVAPGYVSTELTEALEGNDRLRQSIIDRTPLERFADPEEIAGPVVFLASEAASYVTGAVLAADGGWTAR from the coding sequence ATGAACGAACTATTCGATATGGACGGGCAAGTCGCGTTGGTAACGGGCGGCGGGCGCGGCATCGGCCGCGCGATCGCCGTCGGACTGGCGGACGCGGGAGCCGCGGTCGTTCCGACCGCCCGCTCGACAGCGGAAATCGAGGCCGTCGCCGCGGCCATCGAGGACGCGGGCGGCGACGCGATCGCCGTGTCCGCGGACGTAACGGACGCCGACGCCGTCGACGACGTCATCGATCGGGCCGCCGACGAGTTCGGCGGCGTCGACGTCGTCGTCAACAACGCCGGCTACAACCCCGACGACGCGCTCGGCCAGCCCGAAGACGTCGCCACCGAGAGCCTCGACCGCGTGCTCGACGTCAACCTCAACGGCGCGTACGAGGTCACCCGCGCCGCGGCGGACCACCTCCAGGAAAGCGACGGCGGCTCGGTCATCAACGTCGCCAGCGTCGGCGGCCTGGTCGGGCTGCCGCGCCAGCACCCCTACGTCGCCTCGAAACACGGGCTGGTCGGGCTCACCAAGAGCATGTCCCTCGACTGGGCACCGTCGGTCCGAGTCAACGCCGTCGCGCCGGGCTACGTCTCGACGGAGCTTACGGAAGCCCTCGAGGGGAACGATCGACTCCGGCAGTCGATCATCGACCGCACGCCGCTCGAGCGGTTCGCCGATCCGGAAGAGATCGCCGGTCCCGTCGTCTTCCTCGCGAGCGAGGCCGCCAGCTACGTGACCGGGGCCGTACTCGCCGCCGACGGCGGGTGGACGGCGCGGTAG
- a CDS encoding ATPase, T2SS/T4P/T4SS family yields MAIDEADQSDAGDFSEGEASGPASDDDRASESDHGSNSAVRVGEYTWEEFMDEYGYSDEISTLYPDDTELAGGDDQLGLDTDEGVGSRVPSGEDWDEVEFDPASYLGHHPDDLADHVLPTAGDNADVLWDVFLEHVDPETTPVVKDTWSWEHYKWEYYYEDDGSRPRDGDGEIVRHDEEEALGFDPDTLEQRLAAGNDAALELDDIVEERTVNVQEDLDEDEFFSTAAGNTTVSNRYDLEKAVPFEKKTHFREVERYWVNKPYAYVVIFHSEKENEKKYYMIEPYRNEIEIELQEFLSGKLRTAIKYSEDGIKEKATEDGRRTVIEDETRRLLQRYDLFEAASGETAEGILETLRGLLDDDEEAEVEDVGPSQLEGIEVRPEPAILADDPDTLSEYQVEKLLYLLKRDFIGYERIDGIKHDINVEDISTNGYNSPVFVYHSEYEQIITNIYHGEDELDDFVVKLAQRSGKGISKRLPQVDATLPDGSRAQLTLGQEVSDHGTNYTIRQFKDVPFTPIDLINWNTFSLDEMAFLWLAIENHKSLIFAGGTASGKTTSLNAVSLFIPSSAKIVSIEDTREVELPQRNWIASVTRPSFSDDEQGDVDEFDLLEAALRQRPDYIVMGEIRGEEGRTLFQVMSTGHTTYTTFHADSVDEVLKRFTTDPINVSKTMFTALDLVSIQTQTRVQGRKVRRNKSLTEINHYEAEHDEINVQDVYQWQAETDEYLKMGDSNTLEEIQFDRGWSNEKLEEELFKREIILAYLIKNELNTYAHVAATVQAFINDPDTILTLIANGQLEESLEDLREMESVLIDVDQEKEELVPRPEATSETYNLSMDILERAEESLFEEYRGKIPSGLASALGDVETEDAIEVDRADSEEFEFGGDVDDTVDDDEWELGDESTEFAVESGDDGDGDEPAWLSEDTGFDIDSGTDGAADTADAAAGGASASDTTALDTVDSESDPSTAPEPTTGGDVGSSGESTASSATSQPDATSAADTSAATETLPADPASKSADDRSPSTQSSGSSDAGAAGAAGTAATDSTVLPSDDAEDGDLGGLFDDMGETVDEIDDPGGRGTSGTNGPTADRQPDTSGFDSMFPEDDLDSIFDPESSSDTGTSNMSEALEADTSGTEAAGESQTADAADRSASTDGDREPPTIEIDESAADPPDDSDDPVAGTEPDDDPVAGAEPDDDPVAGAEPDDDPVVGAEPDDDPVAGAEPDDDPVAGAEPDDEPVAGAEPDDEPVAGAEPDESDADDESIFGDESESIFSDDDETDEGDDDGSLFDDRDSSDDESIFKRDDGDEEAESNTSIFDTDEDDDS; encoded by the coding sequence ATGGCTATTGACGAGGCCGACCAATCGGATGCCGGGGACTTTTCTGAGGGGGAGGCGTCCGGCCCTGCGTCGGACGACGACCGGGCTTCCGAGTCCGACCACGGATCGAACTCGGCTGTCCGCGTCGGTGAGTACACGTGGGAAGAGTTCATGGACGAGTACGGGTACAGTGACGAGATCTCCACCCTGTATCCGGACGACACCGAGCTCGCCGGTGGGGACGACCAACTCGGACTCGATACCGACGAAGGCGTCGGCTCGAGGGTTCCGAGCGGGGAGGACTGGGACGAGGTCGAGTTCGATCCAGCGTCGTATCTCGGCCACCACCCGGACGACCTCGCGGACCACGTGTTGCCCACCGCCGGCGACAACGCCGACGTACTCTGGGACGTCTTCCTCGAGCACGTCGACCCGGAGACGACCCCGGTCGTCAAGGACACCTGGTCCTGGGAGCACTACAAGTGGGAGTACTACTACGAGGACGACGGCAGTCGCCCGCGAGACGGGGATGGCGAGATCGTTCGCCACGACGAGGAGGAGGCCCTCGGATTCGACCCCGACACGTTAGAACAGCGACTCGCGGCCGGCAACGATGCTGCCCTGGAGCTCGACGACATCGTCGAAGAACGGACCGTCAACGTCCAGGAGGACCTCGACGAGGACGAGTTCTTCTCGACGGCCGCCGGCAACACCACCGTCTCCAACCGGTACGACCTCGAGAAGGCCGTCCCGTTCGAGAAGAAGACGCACTTCCGCGAGGTCGAGCGCTACTGGGTGAACAAACCCTACGCCTACGTCGTCATCTTCCACTCGGAGAAGGAAAACGAGAAGAAGTACTACATGATCGAGCCGTACCGGAACGAGATCGAGATCGAACTCCAGGAGTTCCTCTCGGGCAAGCTCCGGACGGCGATCAAATACTCCGAGGACGGCATCAAGGAGAAGGCGACCGAAGACGGTCGTCGGACCGTCATCGAGGACGAAACCCGGCGGCTGCTACAGCGGTACGACCTGTTCGAAGCGGCCTCCGGTGAGACGGCGGAAGGGATCCTCGAGACGCTCCGAGGCCTCCTCGACGACGACGAAGAAGCCGAGGTCGAAGACGTCGGTCCGAGTCAACTCGAGGGGATCGAAGTCCGGCCGGAGCCGGCGATCCTCGCGGACGATCCGGACACGTTGAGCGAGTACCAGGTCGAGAAGCTCCTGTACCTCCTCAAGCGGGACTTCATCGGCTACGAGCGTATCGACGGCATCAAACACGACATCAACGTCGAGGACATCTCCACGAACGGCTACAACTCCCCGGTCTTCGTCTATCACTCCGAGTACGAGCAGATCATCACGAACATCTACCACGGCGAGGACGAACTCGACGACTTCGTCGTCAAACTCGCCCAGCGTTCCGGGAAGGGGATCAGCAAGCGGCTCCCGCAGGTCGACGCGACCCTCCCCGACGGCTCCCGTGCACAGCTCACGCTCGGGCAAGAGGTCTCCGATCACGGGACCAACTACACCATCCGTCAGTTCAAGGACGTCCCGTTCACCCCGATCGACCTCATCAACTGGAACACCTTCAGCCTGGACGAGATGGCCTTCCTCTGGCTCGCCATCGAGAACCACAAGAGCCTGATCTTCGCCGGCGGGACCGCGTCCGGGAAGACCACCTCGCTGAACGCCGTCTCCCTGTTTATCCCCTCGAGTGCGAAGATCGTCTCCATCGAGGACACGCGCGAGGTCGAACTGCCGCAGCGAAACTGGATCGCCAGCGTCACTCGCCCCTCCTTCTCCGACGACGAGCAGGGCGACGTCGACGAGTTCGACCTCCTCGAGGCCGCACTCCGGCAGCGGCCCGACTACATCGTGATGGGCGAGATCCGCGGTGAGGAAGGCCGGACGCTGTTCCAGGTCATGTCGACCGGCCACACCACGTACACTACCTTCCACGCCGACTCCGTCGACGAGGTGCTCAAGCGGTTCACGACGGACCCGATCAACGTCTCGAAGACGATGTTCACGGCGCTGGATCTGGTCTCGATTCAGACCCAGACGCGCGTGCAGGGCCGAAAGGTCCGCCGGAACAAGTCGTTGACCGAGATCAACCACTACGAGGCCGAACACGACGAGATCAACGTTCAGGACGTCTACCAGTGGCAGGCCGAAACCGACGAGTACCTCAAGATGGGGGACTCGAACACCTTAGAGGAGATTCAGTTCGACCGCGGGTGGAGCAACGAGAAACTCGAGGAGGAGCTGTTCAAACGGGAGATCATTCTCGCGTATCTGATCAAGAACGAACTGAACACGTACGCGCATGTCGCCGCGACGGTTCAGGCCTTCATCAACGACCCCGACACCATCCTCACGCTCATCGCGAACGGCCAACTCGAGGAGAGCCTCGAGGACCTCCGGGAGATGGAGAGCGTCCTGATCGACGTCGACCAGGAGAAAGAAGAACTCGTTCCCCGTCCCGAGGCGACCAGCGAGACGTACAACCTCTCGATGGATATCCTCGAACGAGCGGAGGAGTCGCTGTTCGAGGAGTATCGTGGCAAGATCCCCAGCGGCCTCGCGAGCGCACTCGGTGATGTCGAAACGGAGGACGCGATCGAGGTCGACCGCGCAGACAGCGAGGAGTTCGAGTTCGGCGGTGACGTCGACGACACCGTCGACGACGACGAGTGGGAGCTCGGCGACGAGTCGACCGAGTTCGCCGTCGAAAGCGGCGACGACGGTGACGGCGACGAACCGGCGTGGTTGAGCGAGGACACCGGCTTCGACATCGATAGCGGAACCGACGGAGCAGCGGACACTGCCGACGCCGCGGCCGGCGGTGCGTCCGCGAGCGACACGACCGCGCTGGACACCGTCGATTCCGAATCGGACCCGAGTACGGCCCCCGAACCGACGACCGGCGGCGACGTCGGCAGTAGCGGCGAGTCGACCGCCTCGAGCGCCACGTCGCAACCGGATGCGACGAGCGCGGCCGACACGTCCGCTGCAACCGAAACGTTGCCGGCCGATCCGGCATCGAAATCCGCCGACGATCGCTCGCCGTCGACGCAGTCGTCGGGCTCGAGCGACGCCGGTGCGGCCGGAGCAGCCGGGACGGCGGCGACCGACTCGACTGTGCTCCCATCGGACGACGCCGAGGACGGGGATCTGGGTGGCCTGTTCGACGACATGGGCGAAACGGTCGACGAGATCGACGACCCCGGTGGTCGGGGGACGAGTGGGACCAACGGGCCGACGGCCGACCGGCAACCGGACACCTCAGGCTTCGATTCGATGTTCCCGGAGGACGACCTCGATTCGATCTTCGATCCGGAATCGTCCAGCGACACCGGGACGAGTAATATGAGCGAGGCACTCGAGGCCGATACCTCGGGGACCGAAGCGGCCGGCGAATCGCAGACCGCAGACGCCGCCGACCGATCGGCGTCCACGGACGGTGACCGGGAGCCGCCGACGATCGAGATCGACGAGAGTGCTGCGGACCCGCCGGACGATTCCGACGACCCAGTGGCTGGAACGGAGCCGGACGACGACCCAGTCGCGGGAGCGGAGCCGGACGACGACCCAGTCGCGGGAGCGGAGCCGGACGACGACCCAGTCGTGGGAGCGGAGCCGGACGACGACCCAGTCGCGGGAGCGGAGCCGGACGACGACCCAGTCGCGGGAGCGGAACCGGACGACGAGCCGGTCGCGGGAGCGGAACCGGACGACGAACCAGTCGCGGGAGCGGAGCCGGACGAGTCCGATGCTGACGACGAGTCGATATTCGGGGACGAATCCGAGTCCATCTTCAGCGACGACGACGAGACGGACGAGGGTGACGACGACGGGTCGCTGTTCGACGATCGCGACTCGAGCGACGACGAGTCGATCTTCAAACGTGACGACGGTGACGAGGAGGCGGAGAGCAATACGAGCATCTTCGATACCGACGAGGACGACGACTCATGA